TAATTTTTTAGAGATTTTTTGCCATAAATGAATATAAAAATTAAATAAAAATTTTTATTAAAAACTGTTAAAAACAGCTCCCTAAAAGTAAAAAAAGTAAATGAAAACAATTTTTAGGTACAAAAATCCTCGTATTTTTTCAAAAAAAATATAAAAAAATTACAAATTTTATCATTTTCTTTAGAAGCTCTCTAGATAAGTAAAAATCGCATCTTCATAAAAATTTAAAAAAGATTTTTCTTTTAATTCTCTTTTGTTTAAGGATATTTTAAACAAAAAATCTTTAGTAAATATTAAAATAGATAAGTCATTTGTTAAGTTGTTATTAATTTGTTTTATCGAAATTATGTTCTAGATTCTATGCAACCAAGATAGCCATAAGCATAATTTTCTAATTCAATTCTATAAGACTTGCATTTGTAAATAACTTTCATATTATGGAGGAATCTAGTTATGTGTCTAGAAAAATTAAAAGAGAAGAGTGGTGTTTGTTTAAAGAACCCTCTTATAAAAACTTCTCAAAAATCAATCTTTAAACCCATCATTGCGAGTTCATTAGCTCTTTTTCTTGGTGCAAACTTTGCTTATGCACAATGTTATGGAGATAATACAAAGCCCATTATGTGTGTTGGGAATCTTGGGAGTGAAAATTTAGTAAATGTTCTAGAGTGGTATGATCTTGGAGGTGTAGATTATTTTTATCCAAATACAGGGCTTCCAGATCTGCAAACAAATCTTGATATTGTTTTTACAGATACAACTAATGGAGATATTATCTCAAAGACACAAGGAGGGGGTAGGGCAATTTTGGATACCTATGCTAATTCAGTTGTCATCAATGGAAGTGCACAACGCCTTTATTTAACTTGGCGCCCCCTAGGAAATCCAGGAAGCATTACAGTTGATTTCAATGATAAGAATAATAAAAATTTTACACTTGATTTAAGTGTGCAAACTTCGCGTCCTGAAACTTTTGATACAGGGTCTCTTTATGGAAATTTAATCATCAAGGGACAAACTAAAAATAGTACTTTTAATGCCCTATTGAGATATGGAATGAAAGGAAACATTGAGATAAACTCTGAGGCTAAGGCTACAATTGATGCAATAACAGGAAGTCAGATTAGGGGCAATATTACCAGTGGATTATTTGGAGGTAATTTGTTGATTAAAAATGCATATCTCAAAGGTAATATTGGAGGACAAAGATTAGATAGTTTAAGCGCACAGGATCTTACAATCGTATTTCAAAACTCCACAATGGAGGGAGATATCATAACAGGTACAAGCAATGGGAATGTGGATTTTCAAAGAAAGAATATAACCTTTAAGGCTGGTTCCACAAGATATGGCTTGAATTCTTTAGTAGGAAATATCATAAGCTATGGAATTGATAGGAGAGATTATAGGAATAAGGGTAATCATGTAGTCTTTGAATCAGGATCAATGAAAGGATCCATAAGGGCTATTGGTGATAGTTCTTATAGGATGGGTTACAATGAGGTTATATTCAAGAGTTTTAATTCAATTTTAGAAGGCAGTGTTGAAGCAACTGGTGGTTATACAGAAATTAGTGCAACCAATAGGGTTGTTTTTGAGAAATCTGGAAACATTATAGGAAATATCACCTCAAGAGGCTCTGATCAAGGAGGTGGTAGAGTATTTGGTGGAAGAAATGAAATTGTCTTTATAAACACTCCAGAAGGAGAGAGCAAAATCACAGGAAATGTTGAAGCAATATCAGGCTCCAATGAAATTACTTTTGAAGGGGGTAGGCGAGGAATAATTGAGGGCTCTGTTACAACAAGTCGAACTGATGATTTTGAGAATTTAAAGGGGTCTAGTGGTAGCAACACCATAAATATTAAAAACACTTCTTTATTAATTAGAAATAATACTTCAGCAGCTAATCAAGATCCTATTTTGAATGTTTTTCAAGGAACTAGTGTTGTAAATTTTGAAGGAGAAAGAGCTACATTAATGCTCCAAAGAACAACAAGCGAACTCAATGGACTGATTTATAACAGAGATCCAAACAGTGTTGTTACTTTAAATTTCAATGCCAAAGATTCCAAGATTATAGGAGGTGTTGTCAATAACAACAATGCAACTCTTAATGTCAATTTAAAAGAAGGAGTGAGTGCAACTATTGAAGGTAATTTTGTGGTTAATGATGGAATTCTCAATTTAACATTGGGTGAGCGTTCAGAATTAAATTTAAATGGAGATGATATAGGTCAAGGCAGACGTGTAGTTAGTAATATTAAATCTGCAGATAATGCCACTATTAATATTATGGGAGGTCCTGCTCTTAAAGAGCTTGGTTCTACTCATATTAATAATAGTGTGACTTTTAATATAACAGGCCAAGTAAAATGGCAAGAGGATTTGATTCCAAAGCAAAGTTTCCAAACCTTTGAAATTGGTCATCTCTATGCTGAGAAACCTCTCAATTTTATTGTTCGCGTGGATCCAAAATCAAATATAGTTGTAAATGGTAGGACAATTAAATCAGATAGAGTGGTTATTCCTAACAACTACAAATACAGGCGACATTATTTAAGAGTTGTAGGAAATTTGGATGATTTAATTGGAAAAGAGTTGTATAAATCAAATGATACCAATAGCAACATCGCTCTGGCTACAGCTGGAAATGGCAATGTATCTGAATTTGTACCTGTAGATACAGTTTCTGATTTTAGTTTGATTGGCTATGAGTTTATTGCAGAAAATAGTAATAAGGATGCTCAAAATGAGATATCTACCTACACAAGTTATTATCTAAAATCTGTGTATTCTAAAGGTGCATCTTTAGCAAATCAATTAGCTAGTGCTTCAGCATTGGGTGCAAATTATGATTTATATCTAGCAAATCTAAATTCTTTAAATAAAAGAATGGGAGAATTAAGAAATAATGCTAATTCTCAAGGTGCTTGGGTAAGAATATTTAATGGTATGCAAACTTCTAAATTTGCACTTGAAACAAAGAGTATTTATACTACAATCCAAGCTGGTTATGATTATGCATTTGGCTTTAATGGAGCTAATAATTATGTAGGTTTTGCATTAAGCTATGCAAACTCTATAGCAAGTTCTAAGAGTATTTCAGATCAAAGCATTTTTAGAGGAGTTGATAAGATTAATTCTAATGCAATGGAATTTGCTATCTATAATGCCTATGTTCAAGATGGAGCTAGCAAAGAGAGTATATGGGAGAATGGACTTTATAGCGATAGCATCTTAAAGTTTAGCTACATCACTTCTAAATTAGATCTTTTAGGACAAACTGAAGCTTATGATACAAGTAACTTTGCAATTACTTTCTCTCAAGAATTAGGTTATAGATTCTTAGCTGGAAAGTCTAAAGAAATC
The genomic region above belongs to Helicobacter sp. 'house sparrow 1' and contains:
- a CDS encoding autotransporter outer membrane beta-barrel domain-containing protein, whose translation is MCLEKLKEKSGVCLKNPLIKTSQKSIFKPIIASSLALFLGANFAYAQCYGDNTKPIMCVGNLGSENLVNVLEWYDLGGVDYFYPNTGLPDLQTNLDIVFTDTTNGDIISKTQGGGRAILDTYANSVVINGSAQRLYLTWRPLGNPGSITVDFNDKNNKNFTLDLSVQTSRPETFDTGSLYGNLIIKGQTKNSTFNALLRYGMKGNIEINSEAKATIDAITGSQIRGNITSGLFGGNLLIKNAYLKGNIGGQRLDSLSAQDLTIVFQNSTMEGDIITGTSNGNVDFQRKNITFKAGSTRYGLNSLVGNIISYGIDRRDYRNKGNHVVFESGSMKGSIRAIGDSSYRMGYNEVIFKSFNSILEGSVEATGGYTEISATNRVVFEKSGNIIGNITSRGSDQGGGRVFGGRNEIVFINTPEGESKITGNVEAISGSNEITFEGGRRGIIEGSVTTSRTDDFENLKGSSGSNTINIKNTSLLIRNNTSAANQDPILNVFQGTSVVNFEGERATLMLQRTTSELNGLIYNRDPNSVVTLNFNAKDSKIIGGVVNNNNATLNVNLKEGVSATIEGNFVVNDGILNLTLGERSELNLNGDDIGQGRRVVSNIKSADNATINIMGGPALKELGSTHINNSVTFNITGQVKWQEDLIPKQSFQTFEIGHLYAEKPLNFIVRVDPKSNIVVNGRTIKSDRVVIPNNYKYRRHYLRVVGNLDDLIGKELYKSNDTNSNIALATAGNGNVSEFVPVDTVSDFSLIGYEFIAENSNKDAQNEISTYTSYYLKSVYSKGASLANQLASASALGANYDLYLANLNSLNKRMGELRNNANSQGAWVRIFNGMQTSKFALETKSIYTTIQAGYDYAFGFNGANNYVGFALSYANSIASSKSISDQSIFRGVDKINSNAMEFAIYNAYVQDGASKESIWENGLYSDSILKFSYITSKLDLLGQTEAYDTSNFAITFSQELGYRFLAGKSKEIFIDPQVEVALGYLNQSNLKQKLGTSTLDGVQNSIFTVRTRVGSSFGYDFKNFTQDKGFNSKIYLGTYFVNDYISGGDVSLTDKYNAKVSLSPLSTTSRFVLNVGTNFSIKDNHRIYFDFERSFGGKIITDYQVNLGYRYSFGASKYTPYNGVSTTEIKQVESIKEMAPTKGFYLQVFEKDKLSKKEENTLKKIKDLRVQNKGNSKVYLVGPFNSEQDALKQKDQMQGILKELNSNANVIVVE